The DNA region CGACCGTACGCCGGTGCGTGGCGCTCGATCGTCTCAGTCGAGGACGCCCACCGTCCGCCAGGCATCCTGCACCGCGGTGTGCTCCGCGGAACCGGCGCCGAACCGGGACCCAGCGGCGTCGACCGTCACGGCGGCGAACCCGGCGAAGTCGATCGAGGCGGTGACGGCGTCCGAGGTCAGGGCGTCCCACCACACGGCACCGGCGCCCTGCCAGGCGTACCCGCCGATCGCGGTCGCCGCCAGGAAGAACGCGTGGTTCGGGATGCCGGAGTTCGTGTGCACCCCACCGGCGTCGTCGGTCGTGACGACGAAGTCGGCCATCGTCGCGGGCTGCGGGTCCTTGCCGAGCACCGGGTCGTCGTAGGCGGTGCCCGGGGCCCGCATCGAGCGCAGGGCGTCGCCGTGCACGGCATCGGTGAAGAGCCCCTGGCCGATGAGCCAGCTCGCCTGCTCGGCGGTCTGCCCGGCCGCGTACTGGGCGACGAGGGAGCCGAACACGTCGCTGATCGACTCGTTGAGCGCCCCGGACTGCCCCTGGTAGGTCAGGTCGGCGGTGTACTGCGTGACGCCGTGCGCCAGCTCGTGCCCGATGACGTCGAGCG from Curtobacterium sp. MCJR17_020 includes:
- a CDS encoding M4 family metallopeptidase, translating into MTPTDSRRSVVPPYLLHAVAQAAEFPRAASAARTALASLELVQSPKHQHLVAPRRVSGTVDRSPQRTIADARGTTTLPGTVVRREGDPDTGDAAVDEAYAGLGATHAFWLDVFGRVSIDGAGLPLDATVHFGQDYDNAYWDGSRMVFGDGDDEVFRRFTIALDVIGHELAHGVTQYTADLTYQGQSGALNESISDVFGSLVAQYAAGQTAEQASWLIGQGLFTDAVHGDALRSMRAPGTAYDDPVLGKDPQPATMADFVVTTDDAGGVHTNSGIPNHAFFLAATAIGGYAWQGAGAVWWDALTSDAVTASIDFAGFAAVTVDAAGSRFGAGSAEHTAVQDAWRTVGVLD